A region from the Lentimonas sp. CC4 genome encodes:
- a CDS encoding inositol monophosphatase family protein translates to MDFSLIDVAKRLDAIEGMLPELERMLIEMQQGDLGIDTKTTEVDLVTKADFASEQCLIAFIRTHFPEDGIVSEEGSQSSDEAGRSVSFRWILDPIDGTVNYANRIPTWAISIGLLFEGEPVGGIVTAPSLRERFRAIKGQGATFNGKPMHVNSKTSLREGLVVTGFPYDRAQRAAPLCDALENMLRESGGVRRLGAAALDFCYVADGRMVGYYEMGLQPWDAAAGSLIAREAGAQITNLAGEPYDMFTKRGVVVTNGLVHEALVEAAKPMLDALAIEV, encoded by the coding sequence ATGGATTTTTCACTGATAGATGTAGCTAAGCGCCTCGATGCGATTGAAGGGATGCTTCCCGAGTTGGAGCGAATGCTGATCGAAATGCAGCAAGGTGACTTGGGGATCGATACGAAGACCACCGAAGTCGACCTGGTGACGAAGGCCGATTTCGCGAGTGAACAGTGTTTGATTGCTTTCATCCGCACTCACTTTCCAGAGGATGGTATTGTCTCGGAAGAAGGCAGTCAGAGCTCCGATGAGGCGGGGCGTTCCGTATCCTTTCGGTGGATACTCGACCCGATTGATGGCACCGTGAATTATGCGAATCGCATTCCGACATGGGCGATTTCGATTGGGCTCTTGTTTGAGGGCGAGCCGGTCGGAGGGATTGTGACGGCTCCGTCGCTACGTGAGCGGTTTCGTGCGATTAAAGGGCAAGGCGCGACCTTCAATGGTAAGCCGATGCATGTGAACTCGAAGACCTCTCTGCGCGAAGGGTTAGTGGTGACTGGCTTTCCGTATGATCGCGCCCAACGTGCTGCGCCGCTGTGTGATGCACTGGAAAATATGTTGCGCGAATCGGGAGGCGTGCGCCGTCTCGGTGCAGCTGCGCTAGACTTCTGTTACGTCGCTGATGGGCGCATGGTCGGTTATTATGAAATGGGCTTGCAGCCTTGGGATGCGGCCGCAGGGAGTTTGATCGCCAGAGAAGCAGGCGCGCAGATTACCAATCTAGCGGGCGAGCCGTATGATATGTTTACGAAACGCGGCGTTGTTGTGACCAACGGGCTTGTGCATGAAGCGCTGGTCGAGGCCGCAAAGCCGATGCTGGATGCGTTAGCGATTGAGGTTTAA
- a CDS encoding SWIB/MDM2 domain-containing protein, with protein MAEEPKGLNKPVTLKADLAAFLGESALPRTEITKKLWDYIKENGLQTKTENGKAENAGKYIVADAKLVSIFRHTNSTSKSGKVTDLRNIKEGETINMMQMAAVVGANVEK; from the coding sequence ATGGCCGAAGAACCAAAAGGACTTAACAAACCAGTCACACTTAAAGCAGACCTCGCTGCATTCCTTGGAGAATCTGCGCTTCCACGCACAGAGATCACTAAGAAGCTTTGGGACTACATCAAAGAAAACGGTCTTCAAACAAAGACTGAAAACGGCAAAGCTGAAAACGCTGGCAAATACATCGTCGCCGATGCCAAGCTCGTATCCATTTTCCGCCACACAAACTCAACCAGCAAGTCTGGCAAAGTCACTGACCTTCGTAACATCAAGGAAGGCGAAACAATCAACATGATGCAAATGGCTGCCGTCGTCGGCGCCAACGTCGAGAAATAA
- the aroQ gene encoding type II 3-dehydroquinate dehydratase produces MKRIVIINGPNLDRLGKREPSIYGDQTLTDLENLLTEAAEELGVTVQFYQSNHEGFIIDEIGEFADSEVFGLIINPGALTHTSLALRDALAGSDLPVVEVHISNIYKREAIRHHSMTAEACIGVISGLGFDGYVAALQYLAKLD; encoded by the coding sequence ATGAAACGCATCGTCATCATCAACGGCCCCAACTTGGATCGTCTCGGTAAACGAGAGCCATCCATCTACGGCGATCAAACGCTGACCGACCTCGAAAACCTGCTCACCGAGGCGGCGGAAGAGCTCGGCGTGACCGTGCAATTCTACCAATCCAACCACGAAGGCTTTATCATCGACGAAATCGGTGAGTTTGCAGACTCCGAAGTCTTCGGCCTGATCATCAACCCTGGCGCACTCACGCATACCAGCCTCGCTCTACGCGATGCACTCGCTGGCAGCGATCTCCCCGTGGTCGAGGTGCACATCAGCAATATTTATAAGCGCGAAGCCATTCGCCATCACTCCATGACCGCCGAAGCCTGCATTGGAGTCATCTCTGGGCTCGGATTCGACGGATATGTCGCTGCCCTACAATATTTAGCGAAGCTCGATTAA
- a CDS encoding transposase, producing MRLRRTKVSGASAVYHCMTRTVNGELLFHDREKEMLRKMLWQVAEFCGAEILTYCVMSNHFHVLLRIPEQSLLSDVELMRRYKVLYPKPTKFQSASTKVLESQLQADGEEADEIRRKLRARMGDVSEFMKTVKQRFSVWYNRNNNRYGTLWADRFKSVLVEGAGNPLQTMAAYIDLNSVRAGLVNDPKDYRFCGYAEAVAGVPEAKRGLIHVWSDSGAKRIDSALRAHRMLIFGKHAAETGLPDMKRERALKVLNEDDGKLPKAVMLRCRVRYFTDGAILGSAEFVRNFTEAWAMERGRKHPPKVNAMVGGDWGGLSVIQGLRRNVFG from the coding sequence ATGAGATTGCGACGAACAAAGGTGAGTGGGGCTTCTGCAGTGTATCACTGTATGACGCGCACTGTGAACGGTGAGCTACTATTTCACGATCGCGAGAAGGAGATGCTTCGTAAAATGCTGTGGCAGGTGGCTGAGTTCTGTGGTGCTGAGATTCTTACCTATTGTGTCATGTCGAATCATTTTCACGTGTTGTTGCGTATTCCTGAACAGTCGTTGCTTTCAGATGTGGAGCTGATGCGGCGTTATAAGGTGCTGTATCCTAAGCCGACAAAATTCCAATCTGCCTCGACCAAGGTGCTGGAGTCTCAACTACAAGCCGACGGTGAGGAGGCGGATGAGATTCGTCGTAAGTTGCGGGCGCGGATGGGGGATGTCTCTGAGTTTATGAAGACGGTGAAGCAGCGCTTCTCTGTTTGGTATAATCGTAATAATAATCGCTATGGCACGCTGTGGGCAGATCGTTTTAAGTCCGTATTGGTCGAGGGGGCGGGGAATCCGCTGCAAACGATGGCGGCTTATATTGATCTAAACTCAGTGCGCGCTGGGTTAGTCAATGATCCCAAGGATTATCGATTTTGTGGCTATGCAGAAGCGGTCGCTGGTGTGCCAGAGGCGAAGCGGGGGCTTATCCATGTGTGGAGTGATTCTGGTGCAAAGCGCATAGACTCAGCTTTGCGGGCACATCGTATGCTGATTTTTGGTAAGCATGCTGCCGAGACGGGGCTGCCAGACATGAAGCGTGAGAGGGCGTTGAAAGTTTTGAACGAAGACGATGGCAAATTGCCGAAGGCTGTGATGTTGCGCTGCCGAGTTCGCTATTTTACTGATGGCGCGATTCTCGGTTCGGCCGAATTCGTGCGGAACTTTACTGAGGCCTGGGCAATGGAACGCGGGAGAAAGCATCCGCCAAAGGTCAATGCTATGGTTGGCGGCGATTGGGGAGGCCTTTCGGTGATTCAGGGACTGCGACGAAATGTGTTTGGCTGA
- a CDS encoding mechanosensitive ion channel domain-containing protein, with protein MPTPTTDPSAINFEAIIQSCIEVVSTYGLQILAALAIFIIGRIVANLLTKALRTTMEKRKVEPSLIGFAASLTHAGLLVFVVLAALGKLGVQTTSFVAVIGAAGLAIGLALQGSLSNFAAGVLILIFKPYKVGDYVAAGGGEGVIHEIGIFTTTLITLDNKTQILPNAIATGGMIDNFSKQGTRRLDLVAGVSYSEDIRHVKKVLQEILDNEPRILPEPKPTIGLMEMGDSSINFAFRPWVKVEDYWDLFFELQERIKIRFDEEKISIPFPQRDVHLFKAD; from the coding sequence ATGCCTACACCTACTACAGACCCATCCGCCATTAACTTCGAAGCCATCATTCAAAGCTGCATCGAAGTCGTCTCCACATACGGACTTCAAATACTCGCCGCCTTGGCGATTTTCATTATCGGTCGCATTGTCGCGAATCTCCTAACAAAGGCACTTCGCACCACAATGGAGAAGCGCAAAGTCGAGCCGTCACTCATCGGATTTGCTGCCTCCCTCACACATGCCGGCCTGCTGGTATTCGTAGTGCTTGCCGCACTCGGAAAACTCGGCGTCCAAACCACTTCCTTTGTTGCCGTGATCGGTGCCGCGGGTTTGGCCATTGGCCTAGCTCTACAAGGATCACTCTCCAACTTTGCAGCAGGTGTGCTCATCCTGATCTTTAAACCCTACAAAGTCGGCGACTACGTAGCAGCTGGTGGCGGAGAAGGTGTCATTCACGAAATCGGCATTTTCACGACCACCCTGATCACACTCGACAACAAGACACAGATCCTTCCCAACGCGATTGCGACTGGCGGCATGATCGATAACTTCTCCAAACAAGGCACACGCCGCTTAGATCTCGTGGCAGGTGTCAGCTACAGTGAAGATATCCGTCATGTAAAGAAGGTGCTCCAGGAAATCTTGGACAACGAACCTCGCATCCTGCCTGAGCCAAAGCCAACCATCGGTCTCATGGAAATGGGTGACAGCTCGATCAATTTCGCCTTCCGCCCATGGGTCAAAGTCGAAGACTACTGGGATCTCTTCTTTGAACTACAAGAGCGCATCAAGATCCGCTTCGACGAGGAGAAGATCTCCATCCCATTCCCTCAACGCGACGTGCACCTATTCAAGGCAGACTAG
- a CDS encoding Nif3-like dinuclear metal center hexameric protein encodes MPKLSEIVAFCDTRTRRAEVKDFTGSYNGLQVENNGEVTKIAAAVDAGQIPFEQAIAAGVDFIICHHGLYWTAPIPLTGTSYKKVKTALDGNLAVYGAHLPLDCHPEIGNNALLAKALELEAIGGCVPYEGNDIATITAGPAGGRAELAAKLKALFPDTYQAIEYGSDQPQRIAILTGSGQSAVDALQANQIDTLITGELRQHHFNMAQELGLNLYPCGHYATEVFGVKALAAEVAAKFGLEWTFIETPCLL; translated from the coding sequence ATGCCTAAGCTATCCGAGATTGTCGCCTTTTGTGATACACGCACCCGCCGCGCCGAAGTCAAAGACTTCACTGGCTCATACAACGGCCTCCAAGTTGAGAACAACGGTGAAGTCACCAAAATCGCCGCTGCCGTCGATGCGGGGCAAATCCCCTTTGAGCAAGCCATCGCCGCAGGAGTCGATTTCATCATTTGCCACCACGGCCTTTACTGGACAGCCCCGATTCCGCTCACAGGCACCAGTTATAAGAAGGTAAAGACCGCGCTCGACGGGAACCTCGCCGTTTACGGTGCTCACCTGCCACTCGATTGTCACCCCGAAATCGGTAATAACGCCCTACTCGCCAAAGCCCTCGAACTCGAAGCGATAGGTGGCTGCGTTCCCTACGAAGGCAACGATATCGCTACCATCACCGCCGGCCCCGCCGGTGGACGTGCCGAACTCGCCGCCAAACTCAAGGCACTTTTCCCCGACACTTACCAAGCCATCGAATACGGTAGCGACCAGCCACAGCGCATCGCCATCCTAACCGGCAGCGGTCAAAGTGCCGTCGATGCATTGCAAGCAAACCAGATCGACACCCTAATCACTGGCGAACTACGTCAACACCACTTCAACATGGCGCAAGAACTAGGGTTAAACCTCTACCCTTGCGGCCATTATGCCACCGAAGTCTTCGGCGTAAAGGCACTCGCAGCCGAAGTTGCCGCAAAATTCGGGCTAGAATGGACTTTTATTGAAACTCCCTGCCTTTTATAA
- a CDS encoding DNA topoisomerase 3, whose protein sequence is MKVVLAEKPSVARDIAKHLNANSQGKGFFKNDEWTVTWAFGHMVELQEPEDYKTEWKPWRLSSLPIIPEDFQLRSRADGSAHEQLMIIKGLFEQADEIICATDAGREGELIFRYILTWAECESKPCKRLWISSLTTAAIAKGFKNLVPSADYDGLYHAAKCRSEADWVVGLNATRFFTVEYGRRNLLLSLGRVQTPILAMIVNRDLEVEYFKPKDFWEVHTLCREATFKHTGGKFEDQEKAAAIVEKVTGQELVVQSVTKKNEKANPPQLYDLTSLQQDMNKRYGFTADQTLKLAQSLYESKHLTYPRTDSRYISTDIQPTIPPLLEALRRLKPDAIDQLDLDKLKFTKRIVDDKKVSDHHAILPTEVLGDGLAGDERKLYGAVLVRLIAVFFPPCIKAVTVVDAVAAEEPFRARGKVLVDPGWQALYPKSKDAKPEPKQESKAKGAKKEEAVQELPDFQKGESNPHEPSLPQFKTSAPKRFNEATLLSLMETAGKIVTDEALKEALKDKGVGTPATRASIIEVLIQRKYVERQKKNLISTESGRGLISLIQDERLKSPELTGDWEFRLKQVERGEYDPAQFMTEVGDYTREILKGTSAKTVNVANLGPCPICHEPVIRGKTAYGCSAWKSGCKFVLPIVQWGLSIGPELAREIFAHKRSLTPHPIEVDGQKLFATFSLDKKGNLGYAEADVEKKDAGQESLGACPTCGGDIVVGAKAYGCSNWRNGCKFVIWKTMAQREISLEEAQQLLSTGTTETLSGFKSKAGKDFDAKLKVLNSEVKFDFS, encoded by the coding sequence ATGAAAGTTGTCTTAGCGGAAAAACCCTCAGTCGCACGCGATATCGCGAAACACCTCAACGCGAATAGCCAGGGGAAGGGATTTTTTAAGAACGATGAGTGGACGGTGACGTGGGCCTTTGGTCACATGGTGGAGCTGCAAGAGCCCGAAGATTATAAGACCGAGTGGAAGCCGTGGCGGCTGAGCAGCCTGCCGATCATACCTGAGGACTTTCAGTTACGTTCACGGGCAGACGGCTCGGCGCATGAACAGTTGATGATCATCAAGGGGCTCTTCGAGCAAGCCGACGAGATCATTTGCGCGACGGACGCCGGCCGCGAGGGGGAGCTCATCTTTCGCTATATTTTAACGTGGGCGGAGTGTGAGTCGAAGCCGTGCAAGCGCCTATGGATTAGCTCGCTGACGACTGCCGCCATTGCGAAAGGATTTAAGAATCTGGTTCCGAGCGCAGATTATGATGGTCTGTATCATGCGGCGAAGTGCCGCAGTGAGGCCGACTGGGTGGTCGGGCTGAATGCCACGCGCTTCTTCACGGTGGAATATGGTCGGCGGAATTTGCTGTTGAGTCTCGGGCGTGTGCAGACGCCTATTTTGGCAATGATCGTAAACCGCGACTTGGAGGTGGAGTATTTCAAGCCAAAGGATTTCTGGGAAGTGCACACGCTGTGCCGGGAGGCGACTTTTAAGCATACCGGTGGTAAATTTGAGGATCAGGAGAAAGCGGCCGCGATTGTCGAGAAAGTGACAGGACAGGAACTGGTGGTGCAGTCGGTCACGAAGAAGAACGAGAAGGCGAATCCGCCACAGCTCTATGATCTCACGTCTCTGCAGCAGGACATGAATAAGCGCTACGGCTTTACGGCGGATCAGACGCTGAAGCTCGCACAGAGTCTTTACGAAAGTAAACACCTGACTTACCCGAGAACAGATAGCCGCTATATTAGCACCGATATTCAGCCGACCATTCCGCCCTTGTTGGAGGCACTGCGTCGACTCAAACCAGATGCGATTGATCAGTTGGATCTCGATAAGCTTAAATTTACCAAGCGTATCGTCGATGATAAGAAGGTCTCGGATCACCATGCGATTTTGCCCACGGAAGTGCTGGGCGATGGGCTGGCGGGCGATGAGCGCAAGCTGTATGGCGCGGTGTTGGTTCGCTTAATTGCTGTCTTCTTTCCTCCGTGTATTAAAGCCGTGACCGTCGTGGATGCAGTTGCAGCGGAGGAACCGTTTCGTGCGCGTGGTAAGGTGCTAGTCGATCCAGGCTGGCAGGCCTTGTATCCGAAGTCGAAGGATGCAAAGCCAGAACCGAAGCAGGAATCGAAGGCGAAGGGCGCAAAGAAAGAAGAAGCCGTGCAGGAACTTCCGGACTTTCAGAAGGGTGAGAGTAATCCGCACGAGCCGTCGTTGCCGCAGTTTAAGACCTCCGCGCCGAAGCGTTTTAATGAGGCGACGCTGCTGTCTCTGATGGAGACTGCCGGTAAAATCGTGACCGATGAAGCGCTGAAAGAAGCGCTCAAGGACAAAGGCGTCGGCACGCCAGCCACACGCGCATCGATTATCGAAGTCTTGATCCAGCGTAAATATGTGGAGCGGCAGAAGAAGAATTTGATCAGCACCGAGTCTGGGCGTGGTTTGATCTCGTTGATTCAAGATGAGCGATTGAAGTCGCCTGAGTTGACGGGGGATTGGGAGTTTCGTCTCAAGCAAGTGGAGCGTGGGGAGTATGATCCTGCTCAATTTATGACAGAGGTCGGGGACTATACCCGTGAGATATTGAAGGGCACTTCAGCGAAGACGGTGAATGTGGCTAATTTGGGGCCCTGTCCGATTTGTCATGAGCCAGTGATTCGCGGGAAGACTGCGTATGGGTGTTCAGCCTGGAAATCCGGCTGTAAGTTTGTATTGCCGATAGTGCAATGGGGCTTGTCCATCGGACCAGAGCTCGCTCGTGAAATCTTTGCGCATAAGCGTAGCCTGACGCCGCACCCGATCGAGGTCGATGGGCAGAAATTGTTTGCTACGTTCAGCTTAGATAAGAAAGGCAATCTCGGTTATGCCGAGGCCGACGTTGAAAAGAAGGACGCTGGGCAGGAGTCGCTTGGAGCATGCCCAACTTGCGGAGGCGACATCGTGGTCGGTGCGAAAGCCTACGGTTGCTCGAACTGGCGGAATGGCTGCAAATTTGTGATTTGGAAAACCATGGCGCAGCGCGAGATTTCATTGGAAGAGGCGCAGCAATTACTCAGCACTGGCACGACGGAAACTTTGAGCGGGTTTAAGTCGAAGGCCGGGAAGGATTTTGATGCCAAATTGAAGGTGTTGAACAGCGAAGTGAAGTTCGATTTCTCGTAG
- a CDS encoding DNA translocase FtsK, which produces MALSFSKNKSSLRRMKAGLSRLVDTVQTMKENLNNQEEEYEYVWEYEDDDSEEQDEDYEDDLPEEVVADVRREEACVATEQAQIAQWRSELDALLKDRSERSHYFKDYANESRQRYERMLQSARDQLAGLDPRSQEIAELAEREADENTKAAELAAAPEPVEHPVELADYKFPSLELLEKSDVESVTLVTPEALEEQKNTLQDTLDSFAVDAYVYDALVGPRITQFRVQPGMGVRVEAITNLQKNIALGLATTSIRMQAPIPGEPFVGIEVGNSNSVPISLRSLLSSKAWTQNDYEIPLIMGLDIQGKPIITDLAKAPHLLIAGATGSGKSVCMSTLILSLLYNFKPDELELVLIDPKRVEFGLFRTVPHLIHSVVADAKPAVQVLKWVVKEMERRYEVLAEKQVRNIAGYNEKAVVDGFDKMPFTVVIIDELADLMMTSKGEAEGALARIAQLSRAVGIHTIVATQRPSVNVITGIIKANFPTRIAFQVSSNVDSRTILDCKGAESLLGKGDFLFNPPGIARLIRIQSPMVQDHEIISVVEHISGQRLPEFRVDLKSIPASGEDQSGSQMGIDGIEGDDDEALLKKAMLTVAESQKASTSFLQRRLRIGYNRAALLIEELEDRMHIGPQNGSTPREVFLTPEEVEWCK; this is translated from the coding sequence ATGGCACTCTCATTCTCCAAAAACAAAAGCTCTCTGCGCCGCATGAAGGCAGGCCTCAGCCGCCTCGTCGATACGGTTCAGACGATGAAGGAGAACCTCAACAACCAAGAGGAAGAGTATGAATATGTCTGGGAATACGAAGACGACGATTCAGAGGAGCAAGACGAGGACTACGAAGACGACCTACCAGAAGAAGTCGTCGCCGACGTGCGCCGCGAAGAAGCCTGCGTCGCCACCGAACAAGCGCAGATCGCTCAATGGCGCAGCGAACTCGACGCGCTTCTCAAAGATCGCTCGGAACGATCTCACTACTTTAAAGACTACGCCAACGAGAGCCGCCAACGCTACGAGCGCATGCTGCAGAGCGCTCGAGATCAGCTAGCAGGCCTCGACCCTCGCTCCCAAGAGATTGCCGAACTCGCCGAGCGCGAAGCAGACGAAAATACCAAGGCCGCCGAACTCGCGGCCGCACCTGAGCCAGTCGAACACCCTGTCGAACTTGCCGACTACAAATTCCCAAGCCTCGAGCTTCTAGAGAAGTCTGACGTCGAATCGGTCACACTCGTCACCCCCGAAGCACTCGAGGAGCAGAAGAACACACTTCAAGACACTTTAGATAGCTTTGCCGTCGACGCCTACGTTTACGACGCACTGGTCGGCCCGCGAATCACCCAATTCCGCGTGCAACCAGGCATGGGCGTGCGCGTCGAGGCGATCACCAACCTGCAGAAGAACATCGCCCTAGGCCTCGCAACCACAAGTATCCGTATGCAGGCGCCGATCCCAGGCGAGCCCTTCGTCGGCATCGAAGTCGGCAACAGCAACTCAGTTCCCATTTCCCTCCGCTCCCTACTCAGCTCAAAAGCGTGGACACAGAACGACTACGAGATCCCGCTCATCATGGGGCTCGATATTCAAGGCAAGCCAATCATCACCGATCTTGCCAAAGCGCCGCACCTACTCATCGCCGGTGCCACTGGTAGTGGTAAGTCGGTCTGCATGAGCACGCTGATCCTTAGCCTGCTCTATAATTTTAAGCCTGATGAGCTGGAACTCGTCTTGATCGACCCCAAGCGCGTCGAGTTCGGCCTCTTCCGCACGGTTCCGCATCTCATCCACTCCGTCGTGGCCGATGCCAAGCCAGCCGTCCAAGTCCTCAAGTGGGTAGTCAAAGAGATGGAGCGCCGCTACGAGGTGCTCGCCGAAAAGCAGGTGCGCAACATCGCAGGCTACAATGAGAAGGCCGTAGTCGATGGATTCGATAAGATGCCATTCACCGTCGTCATCATCGACGAACTCGCCGACCTAATGATGACCTCCAAGGGTGAAGCCGAAGGTGCCCTCGCCCGCATTGCTCAACTTTCCCGTGCCGTCGGCATTCATACCATCGTCGCAACCCAGCGTCCGAGTGTGAACGTCATCACCGGTATTATTAAGGCCAATTTCCCAACGCGCATCGCATTCCAAGTGTCCTCCAACGTCGACTCGCGCACCATTCTCGACTGCAAGGGCGCCGAGAGCCTACTCGGCAAGGGCGACTTTCTGTTCAACCCACCAGGCATCGCGCGCTTGATTCGTATCCAAAGCCCAATGGTGCAAGACCACGAAATCATCAGTGTCGTCGAACACATCTCTGGTCAACGCCTGCCAGAATTCCGCGTCGACCTGAAGTCCATCCCCGCATCCGGCGAAGATCAATCTGGCAGCCAGATGGGGATCGACGGTATCGAAGGCGACGACGATGAAGCTCTCTTAAAGAAGGCCATGCTCACCGTAGCCGAGTCGCAAAAGGCGAGCACCAGTTTCCTACAACGCCGCCTACGCATCGGCTACAACCGCGCCGCGCTGCTCATCGAAGAGCTCGAAGACCGCATGCACATCGGCCCGCAAAACGGGTCGACTCCACGCGAAGTCTTCTTAACACCAGAGGAGGTTGAGTGGTGCAAATAA
- a CDS encoding VOC family protein encodes MHVEKLKYTIWAADAERAATFYQTCFGGTIARQNPHITEIEVAGSLIAIHGGGEGKQTWTGLTFQVADVVLAAAEIVAAGGKCEREPQPENGEPPHLAMCEDSDGNQIMLSRARS; translated from the coding sequence ATGCATGTCGAAAAATTGAAATACACTATTTGGGCGGCCGACGCCGAGCGCGCAGCCACCTTCTACCAAACTTGCTTTGGCGGCACCATCGCGCGACAAAACCCACACATCACAGAAATCGAAGTCGCTGGCAGCCTGATCGCCATTCACGGCGGTGGCGAAGGCAAGCAGACCTGGACCGGCCTCACCTTCCAAGTCGCAGATGTCGTGCTCGCTGCAGCTGAGATCGTCGCAGCAGGCGGAAAATGCGAACGCGAACCACAACCCGAAAACGGCGAACCGCCGCACCTGGCAATGTGCGAAGACTCCGACGGCAATCAGATCATGCTCAGCCGCGCTCGCAGTTAA
- a CDS encoding lactonase family protein, which produces MNDLIRATLLLLTLLCSQLQAEQTQVYFGTSNSTGIYTATLDTELGILSPITLAAKIKSPGFIALHPKHPFLYATTSGFEKPNTAGVAAFRIKDDGTLHLINTLPSSGNGACHVSIDSTGQSLVLAHYSSGSAAAFKIKPDGSLVATNSLHTHTGSGKDPKRQQRPHPHSAFIHPNNQFVYVPDLGIDKVMIYRLFPDQGIITPAGHADVPGGSQGPRHMKFSADGKQAYVLNELSLNVATYTVDLNTGQLHYLDTDSVLSYGSIPEKMTCAEIRVHPNGNFIYTSTRDLDKKGRDTLSTFTRSENGSLQLIANTPASVSVPRNFNIDPSGQWLIVGGQKSSTLAIFAVDPKSGALTLKQTDIPFDGGAICVEFVK; this is translated from the coding sequence ATGAACGACCTCATCCGCGCCACTCTACTCCTACTCACATTACTATGCAGCCAACTCCAAGCAGAGCAGACACAAGTTTACTTCGGCACGAGTAATAGCACTGGCATCTACACAGCCACCCTCGACACAGAGCTCGGCATACTCTCGCCGATCACACTAGCCGCAAAAATAAAATCGCCCGGCTTCATCGCGCTTCACCCCAAGCACCCGTTTCTCTACGCCACCACCAGTGGTTTTGAAAAACCAAACACAGCAGGCGTCGCAGCATTTCGCATCAAGGACGACGGCACTCTTCACCTCATCAACACACTCCCATCCAGCGGCAACGGCGCCTGCCACGTAAGCATCGACTCCACGGGGCAAAGCCTAGTCCTCGCACATTACAGCAGTGGCAGTGCGGCCGCATTTAAGATCAAACCCGATGGATCCCTTGTCGCCACGAATTCACTGCATACACACACAGGCTCTGGCAAAGACCCGAAACGCCAACAAAGACCACACCCGCACTCGGCGTTCATCCACCCTAACAACCAATTCGTCTATGTCCCCGATCTAGGAATCGACAAAGTCATGATCTACCGGCTCTTTCCTGATCAAGGCATCATCACGCCCGCCGGACATGCCGATGTGCCAGGTGGCAGCCAAGGCCCGCGCCACATGAAATTCTCAGCAGATGGCAAACAGGCCTACGTATTGAACGAACTCTCACTCAACGTCGCCACCTATACAGTCGATCTCAACACTGGGCAGCTACACTATCTCGACACAGACTCAGTATTAAGTTACGGCAGCATACCAGAAAAGATGACCTGCGCCGAAATCAGAGTCCACCCCAACGGCAACTTCATCTACACCTCCACACGCGACCTCGATAAAAAGGGGCGCGACACACTCAGCACCTTTACGCGTTCCGAAAACGGCAGCCTGCAACTCATCGCCAACACACCTGCAAGCGTCAGCGTTCCACGCAACTTCAACATCGACCCGAGCGGTCAATGGTTGATCGTCGGCGGTCAAAAGTCTTCGACGCTAGCAATCTTCGCAGTCGACCCCAAAAGCGGCGCACTCACTCTCAAACAAACAGACATCCCCTTCGACGGCGGAGCAATCTGTGTCGAGTTTGTTAAATAA